Proteins from a single region of Bradyrhizobium diazoefficiens:
- a CDS encoding enoyl-CoA hydratase/isomerase family protein, whose product MDQAVAADDLVFECRDGIGRITFNRPQARNAFTFAMYERLAAICEQANDDRSIKVLVLRGAGDKAFASGTDINQFREFKTPQDSIDYENRIDRVLTTLEQCRVPTIAAINGFCTGGGAGIAAACDLRIGTRSTKIGFPIARTLGNCLSMSNVSRLTALIGAARVKDLIFTARLVDAAEAAGVGLLGEIVDDLTALDKRTDELARLVASHAPLTLNATKQAVARLQRRLTREEGEDLILMCYTSQDFREGLDAFLSKRAPQWRGQ is encoded by the coding sequence ATGGACCAGGCCGTAGCGGCGGACGACCTCGTTTTTGAATGCAGGGACGGCATCGGGCGGATCACCTTCAATCGCCCGCAGGCGCGCAACGCCTTCACCTTCGCCATGTATGAGCGGCTTGCCGCCATCTGCGAACAGGCCAATGACGACCGGTCCATCAAGGTGCTGGTGCTGCGCGGGGCCGGCGACAAGGCCTTTGCCTCGGGCACCGACATCAACCAGTTCCGCGAGTTCAAAACGCCGCAGGATTCCATCGACTACGAGAATCGCATCGATCGGGTGCTGACCACGCTCGAGCAATGCCGGGTGCCGACGATCGCAGCGATCAACGGCTTCTGCACCGGCGGTGGGGCGGGCATTGCCGCGGCCTGCGACCTGCGCATCGGCACCCGCAGCACCAAGATCGGCTTTCCCATCGCCCGCACGCTCGGCAATTGCCTGTCGATGTCCAATGTCAGCCGTCTCACTGCGCTGATCGGCGCGGCGCGGGTCAAGGATCTGATCTTCACCGCACGCCTCGTCGACGCGGCGGAGGCCGCGGGTGTCGGGCTGCTCGGCGAGATCGTCGACGATCTCACGGCGCTCGACAAGCGCACTGATGAGCTCGCGCGCCTCGTTGCCAGCCACGCCCCGCTGACGCTGAACGCGACCAAGCAGGCGGTGGCGCGCCTGCAAAGGCGGCTGACGCGCGAGGAGGGCGAAGACCTCATCCTGATGTGCTACACGAGCCAGGATTTTCGCGAAGGGCTCGATGCTTTCCTTAGCAAGCGCGCCCCGCAGTGGCGCGGTCAATAG
- a CDS encoding CoA transferase produces MQSDRSQSTSRRTGPLAGLKVIDLTHVMAGPTCTLMLADMGADVIKIEKWPNGDDTRHSVPPKIGDEAASFLMMNRNKRGIVLDLKTEGGKDVLRRLIADADVLVENFAPGAMERLGFGYEALHKTFPALIYCSLSGFGRTGPYKHRRGFDLVAQAMSGIMSFTGERPDGPPVKCGPPLSDITAGLLASMGILAAYTHRLKTGEGQWVETSLYEAALVQTYWQSTIALAAGTAPRAMGSAHPLNAPYQAFEASDGWLVVGGANKKHWLLMLEALGASELAADPRFVTGADRMANLKQLEAVLSERFRTQSRAHWLAELDAKGVPCGPVHDMLEALSDPQTLAREMVVEVEHSTLGPVKTIGLPVKFSETPGKVVSGAPVYGEHTREVLAEHGFDEKQVEALEKEGAIVSASREREERVA; encoded by the coding sequence ATGCAGAGCGATCGTTCGCAATCCACATCGCGCCGCACAGGCCCGCTCGCCGGCCTCAAGGTCATTGATCTCACCCATGTCATGGCGGGGCCGACCTGCACCTTGATGCTCGCCGACATGGGCGCCGACGTCATCAAGATCGAGAAATGGCCGAACGGCGATGACACCCGTCATTCGGTGCCGCCCAAGATCGGCGACGAGGCAGCCTCGTTCCTGATGATGAACCGCAACAAGCGGGGCATCGTGCTGGACCTGAAGACCGAGGGCGGCAAGGACGTGCTGCGGCGGCTGATCGCGGACGCCGACGTGCTGGTCGAGAACTTTGCGCCGGGCGCCATGGAGCGCCTCGGCTTCGGCTATGAGGCGCTGCACAAGACATTCCCGGCGCTGATCTATTGCTCGCTGTCGGGCTTCGGCCGCACCGGGCCCTACAAGCACCGCAGGGGTTTTGACCTCGTCGCGCAGGCCATGAGCGGCATCATGAGCTTTACGGGCGAACGTCCCGACGGCCCGCCGGTGAAATGCGGCCCGCCGCTCTCCGACATCACCGCCGGCCTGCTCGCGAGCATGGGCATCCTCGCCGCCTACACGCATCGGCTCAAGACCGGTGAAGGGCAGTGGGTCGAGACCTCGCTGTATGAGGCGGCGCTGGTGCAGACCTATTGGCAATCGACCATCGCACTGGCCGCCGGCACGGCGCCGCGCGCGATGGGCTCGGCGCATCCGCTCAACGCGCCGTATCAGGCGTTCGAGGCTTCCGACGGCTGGCTCGTGGTCGGCGGCGCCAACAAAAAGCACTGGCTGCTGATGCTGGAAGCGCTCGGCGCAAGCGAGCTCGCCGCCGATCCGCGCTTCGTCACCGGTGCCGACCGCATGGCGAATTTGAAGCAACTCGAAGCGGTCCTCAGCGAGCGTTTCCGCACGCAGTCGCGCGCGCATTGGCTCGCGGAGCTGGACGCGAAGGGCGTGCCGTGCGGGCCCGTGCACGACATGCTGGAAGCCCTGAGCGATCCGCAGACGCTGGCGCGCGAGATGGTCGTCGAGGTCGAGCACTCGACACTGGGCCCGGTCAAGACCATCGGGCTGCCCGTCAAGTTCTCGGAAACCCCAGGCAAGGTCGTGTCCGGTGCGCCCGTCTATGGCGAGCATACGCGCGAAGTGCTGGCCGAGCACGGGTTCGATGAAAAGCAAGTCGAAGCGCTCGAGAAAGAAGGCGCGATCGTTTCGGCATCCAGGGAGCGCGAAGAACGCGTCGCCTGA
- a CDS encoding serine hydrolase domain-containing protein, with protein sequence MAALMLCLGGMAHADDLQTVGDPDSLGFSARRLARMTSWFEAQTKKGDPSGFVVAVARGGKLAYLQPIGFEDHDKKMPMRADSIFRIGSMSKQITSVATMMLVDEGKLDLDAPVAQYLPELKDQQVVKTDPATGDAILLELEPAKRAMTIRDLLRNTSGLVYAEADYADPGFGNTAIHLLYGARAPFRRDKPIASFVASLGTLPLLHQPGEVWEYAIGYDVLGRVIEVVSGQTFDQFLQSRLFAPLRMVDTGFHVPEDKLARLVAVPGAQPAPLSNGDVTTPPTFFSGGGGIVSTAPDLLRFCQMLLNEGELDGARILKPETVRLMMTNSLPPDMHVAGHEAGPAFGTGWGLGFAIRTNPDFSLIPGAVGSFNWQGIWGTFFSVDPAQKLILLLMMQRPQHRDNGFYFNAIRRLPYAALKVPEVAAPLTSQPSNAAPLTDYVGRYDFGGSASSPDRQIFVADGNGWTGLKSVVVETDGLRVIKPVDGGPAARAGVLTGDLITAIDDVSIRGLTLEAALRRIPGPVNAKIKLKIVRETQSDPVVVAFAREAVPSHSVALRIRVTDGKLVVEATGAWSILDFDKGEPTPVAALSKDEFQVEGGDHTRIAFVRDAAGKVNGAVLNPGQWEQHGALVQ encoded by the coding sequence ATGGCGGCGCTCATGCTTTGTCTCGGCGGTATGGCACATGCCGACGATTTGCAGACCGTCGGTGATCCCGACAGTCTCGGCTTTTCGGCGCGGCGATTGGCGCGCATGACCTCCTGGTTCGAGGCCCAGACCAAAAAGGGCGACCCTTCCGGTTTTGTCGTTGCGGTCGCCCGGGGTGGAAAGCTCGCCTATCTGCAACCCATCGGCTTCGAGGACCACGACAAGAAAATGCCGATGCGGGCGGATTCGATCTTTCGCATCGGCTCGATGTCCAAGCAAATCACCAGCGTCGCGACGATGATGCTGGTCGACGAAGGCAAGCTCGACCTCGACGCGCCCGTGGCGCAATATCTGCCGGAACTGAAGGATCAGCAGGTCGTCAAGACTGATCCGGCCACTGGCGACGCGATCCTCCTGGAGCTTGAGCCTGCCAAGCGGGCAATGACCATTCGGGATCTCCTGCGCAACACGTCCGGCCTCGTTTATGCGGAGGCTGACTATGCCGATCCCGGATTTGGCAATACCGCGATACACCTGCTTTACGGCGCCAGGGCGCCGTTCCGACGCGACAAGCCCATCGCTTCCTTCGTCGCAAGCCTCGGCACACTCCCGCTTCTGCACCAGCCGGGCGAAGTCTGGGAGTATGCGATCGGCTACGATGTTCTGGGACGTGTCATTGAAGTCGTGTCGGGCCAGACATTCGACCAGTTTCTGCAAAGCCGCCTGTTCGCGCCGCTCCGTATGGTCGACACCGGCTTCCATGTGCCGGAAGACAAGCTCGCCCGTCTCGTCGCCGTGCCGGGCGCGCAGCCCGCACCTCTATCGAATGGGGACGTCACGACGCCGCCAACGTTCTTTTCGGGCGGCGGAGGGATCGTTTCGACCGCTCCTGATCTGCTGCGCTTCTGCCAGATGCTGCTCAACGAGGGCGAGCTTGACGGTGCGCGCATTTTGAAACCCGAAACGGTCCGGCTGATGATGACGAACTCGCTTCCACCGGACATGCACGTCGCGGGACACGAAGCCGGTCCCGCTTTCGGGACGGGTTGGGGGCTCGGCTTCGCCATTCGCACCAATCCGGATTTCAGCCTGATCCCAGGCGCGGTCGGCAGCTTCAACTGGCAGGGAATCTGGGGCACGTTTTTCTCAGTCGATCCCGCGCAGAAGCTGATCCTCCTGCTGATGATGCAGCGGCCGCAGCATAGGGACAACGGCTTCTATTTCAACGCCATCCGTCGCCTGCCCTATGCAGCGTTGAAGGTTCCTGAAGTCGCCGCGCCGCTTACGTCGCAGCCATCGAACGCCGCCCCGCTCACCGACTATGTCGGACGTTACGATTTCGGCGGATCCGCAAGTTCGCCGGACCGACAGATCTTTGTCGCCGACGGTAACGGCTGGACCGGTCTCAAGTCCGTTGTCGTGGAGACCGATGGCCTCAGGGTGATCAAACCGGTTGATGGAGGCCCCGCCGCAAGAGCGGGTGTCCTGACGGGAGACCTCATCACGGCCATCGACGACGTCTCGATCCGGGGACTGACCCTGGAAGCGGCGCTTCGCCGGATTCCAGGTCCGGTCAACGCCAAGATCAAGCTCAAAATCGTCCGCGAGACGCAGAGCGATCCGGTCGTTGTCGCCTTTGCCCGGGAGGCGGTCCCCTCGCACAGTGTCGCGCTTCGAATCCGCGTCACGGACGGCAAGCTTGTCGTCGAGGCAACGGGCGCCTGGTCGATCCTCGATTTCGACAAGGGCGAGCCGACGCCTGTGGCGGCTCTTTCCAAGGATGAATTCCAAGTTGAGGGCGGCGATCATACACGGATCGCGTTCGTTCGTGACGCGGCCGGCAAAGTCAACGGCGCGGTTCTCAATCCGGGACAGTGGGAGCAGCACGGCGCGCTCGTCCAATGA
- a CDS encoding tripartite tricarboxylate transporter TctB family protein, whose product MISRRALELATAVLTGSFGGAVVVQSLDNGIGWSSAGVDSGTFPFLTGIIIVAGSLYNLGRGVVPAASLASVPIAITSIELRRLAGLFVPAAIFVAAIPLLGMYVASAAYVFAVLAIPRHQSVVRAAVTAAATALALYVVFERMFQVSLPHGALAAAFGL is encoded by the coding sequence ATGATCTCGCGACGCGCCCTCGAACTTGCGACCGCCGTGCTCACCGGCAGCTTTGGTGGTGCGGTGGTGGTCCAGAGTCTGGACAACGGCATCGGCTGGTCGAGCGCGGGCGTCGATTCCGGCACATTCCCGTTCTTGACCGGCATCATCATCGTCGCCGGAAGCCTCTACAATCTGGGCCGCGGCGTAGTTCCGGCCGCTTCGCTGGCGAGCGTTCCGATCGCGATCACATCCATCGAGCTGCGGCGGTTGGCAGGCTTGTTCGTGCCGGCCGCGATCTTCGTTGCGGCGATCCCGCTGCTCGGGATGTATGTCGCCTCGGCGGCATACGTCTTCGCGGTGCTCGCGATCCCACGGCATCAATCCGTGGTTCGCGCGGCGGTGACGGCGGCGGCAACGGCGCTCGCGCTCTACGTCGTGTTCGAGCGCATGTTCCAGGTATCCTTGCCGCACGGCGCGCTCGCCGCGGCCTTCGGGCTCTGA
- a CDS encoding haloacid dehalogenase type II, whose amino-acid sequence MSDLSAVKALVFDVFGTVVDWRTSLITDFMWWAKGRGISADWTALVDGWRGMYVASMDDVRKHPERGYVILDDLHRRSLEKLVEKSAIKGLTDADLDHLTKGWHRLNPWPDSVAGLTRLKAKFVISPLSNGNVALLTNMAKFAGLPWDLIMSAELFEHYKPDPETYLGAARLLCLKSEEVMMVAAHNYDLKAAQGYGLKTAFVARPTEYGPHQKIDFEATGQWDIVAKDFGGIADKLGC is encoded by the coding sequence ATGTCCGATCTCTCCGCCGTCAAAGCTCTCGTCTTCGACGTGTTCGGCACGGTCGTGGACTGGCGCACCAGCCTGATCACCGATTTCATGTGGTGGGCCAAGGGCCGCGGCATCAGCGCCGACTGGACGGCGCTCGTCGACGGTTGGCGCGGCATGTACGTTGCTTCGATGGACGACGTGCGCAAGCATCCCGAGCGCGGCTACGTCATTCTGGACGATCTGCACCGGCGCTCGCTCGAAAAGTTAGTCGAGAAATCTGCTATCAAAGGCCTTACCGACGCTGATCTCGATCATCTCACCAAGGGCTGGCACCGCCTCAATCCCTGGCCCGACAGCGTCGCCGGCCTGACCCGGCTGAAGGCAAAATTCGTGATCTCGCCGCTGTCGAACGGTAACGTCGCGCTGCTCACCAACATGGCGAAATTTGCGGGCCTGCCTTGGGACCTCATCATGTCGGCCGAGCTGTTCGAGCACTACAAGCCCGATCCCGAGACCTATCTCGGCGCCGCGCGCCTGCTCTGCCTCAAGTCGGAGGAGGTGATGATGGTGGCCGCCCACAATTACGACCTCAAGGCCGCGCAAGGCTATGGCCTGAAGACCGCCTTCGTGGCGCGCCCGACCGAATACGGCCCGCATCAGAAGATCGACTTCGAAGCCACAGGCCAATGGGACATCGTCGCCAAGGATTTTGGCGGGATCGCCGACAAGCTGGGATGCTAG
- a CDS encoding GntR family transcriptional regulator yields the protein MLHEEVVGRIRDILLDGEIPPGARIPERELCERLEISRTPLREALKVLAAEGLVQLLPHRGSRAAKLTDKDMRDLFEVCQGLEALAGELACERITDHEIAEIAAAHAAMVQHYRESDLIQYYRGNRAIHEAIVNAAGNPVLTGLYASVTARIRRARYVTPMTPQRWALAVKEHEAILNALQRRDGVGLSHILRAHLRHKRAEVLQAGFAETEASEPTLKIA from the coding sequence ATGCTGCATGAGGAGGTCGTCGGCCGCATCCGCGACATTCTGCTCGACGGCGAGATCCCGCCGGGCGCGCGGATTCCCGAGCGCGAGCTATGCGAGCGGCTCGAGATCTCGCGCACGCCATTGCGTGAGGCGCTCAAAGTGCTGGCCGCCGAGGGCCTCGTGCAGCTTCTGCCCCATCGCGGCTCACGCGCGGCAAAACTGACCGACAAGGACATGCGTGACCTCTTCGAGGTCTGTCAGGGCCTCGAAGCGCTGGCCGGCGAGCTCGCCTGCGAGCGCATCACGGACCACGAGATCGCGGAGATTGCGGCTGCGCACGCGGCGATGGTGCAGCATTATCGCGAGAGCGATCTGATCCAGTACTATCGCGGCAACCGCGCCATCCACGAAGCCATCGTCAATGCGGCCGGAAATCCGGTGCTGACCGGGCTCTACGCGTCCGTGACCGCGCGCATCCGTCGCGCGCGCTACGTCACACCGATGACGCCGCAGCGCTGGGCGCTCGCCGTGAAGGAGCATGAAGCGATCTTGAACGCGCTTCAGCGCCGCGACGGCGTTGGCCTCTCCCACATCCTGCGCGCGCATCTGCGGCACAAGCGCGCGGAAGTGTTGCAGGCGGGCTTTGCGGAGACGGAGGCAAGCGAGCCCACGCTGAAGATCGCGTGA
- a CDS encoding tripartite tricarboxylate transporter permease, producing the protein MDNFSELLHGFTIAITMPHLVLMVIGVLLGILVGVLPGLGAPNGVSLLLPLTFGMQPVSAIILLSSMYWGALFGGSVTSILFNIPGEPSSVATTFDGYPMARDGRPTTALATAFGSAAFGALVGVILITFLASWVAQVALAFGPAEYFAVCFLAFASFVGMGGAAPMKTVVALAIGFAIAAIGIDTVSGSVRLTMGIDELVKGVNFVVAVMGLFGIGELLVAVEEEFHARAVSSKIDWREVFRAVGRLPRHSIALLRSAAIGCWMGITPGGPTAASFMSYGIARRFSRRGRYFGTGEVEGIISPETADHAAGTSALLPMLSLGIPGSATAAVMMGGLMIWGLNPGPMLFVDQKDFVWGLIASMYVGNIVAVALVLLTVPVFAALMRIPFVVIAPLIVIICVVGAYSVSNSYLDVVMMLGFGIVGYLFKKLFYPLAPLVLAIVIGDKAEDAFRQSMLMSKGSLGIFFANKLVTCLVIAGVALLLLPLVLQLARLFRKPASPGTETTAQEKVII; encoded by the coding sequence ATGGACAATTTCTCAGAGCTCCTCCACGGCTTCACCATCGCGATCACCATGCCGCACCTCGTCCTGATGGTAATCGGCGTGCTGCTCGGCATTCTTGTCGGCGTGCTGCCGGGGCTCGGCGCGCCGAACGGCGTCTCGCTCCTGCTGCCGCTGACGTTCGGCATGCAGCCGGTCTCGGCGATCATCCTGCTCTCCAGCATGTATTGGGGCGCGCTGTTCGGCGGCTCGGTGACCTCGATCCTGTTCAACATCCCGGGCGAGCCGTCCTCGGTCGCGACCACCTTCGACGGCTATCCGATGGCGCGCGATGGCCGGCCGACCACGGCGCTCGCGACTGCGTTCGGCTCTGCGGCGTTCGGCGCACTGGTCGGCGTCATCTTGATCACCTTCCTGGCGTCATGGGTGGCGCAAGTCGCGCTGGCTTTTGGGCCGGCGGAATATTTTGCGGTCTGTTTCCTGGCCTTCGCCAGCTTCGTCGGCATGGGCGGCGCGGCGCCGATGAAAACAGTGGTGGCGCTCGCGATCGGCTTTGCCATCGCCGCTATCGGTATCGACACCGTCTCCGGCAGCGTCCGCCTCACCATGGGCATCGACGAGCTGGTCAAGGGTGTGAACTTCGTCGTCGCGGTCATGGGCCTGTTCGGCATCGGCGAGCTCTTGGTCGCGGTCGAAGAAGAATTTCACGCGCGCGCCGTCTCCTCGAAAATCGATTGGCGCGAGGTGTTCCGCGCGGTCGGCCGCCTGCCACGCCACAGCATCGCGCTGCTGCGAAGCGCTGCGATCGGCTGCTGGATGGGGATCACGCCGGGCGGCCCAACGGCGGCGTCGTTCATGAGCTACGGCATCGCTCGACGCTTTTCCCGCCGCGGCCGCTACTTCGGCACGGGCGAGGTCGAAGGCATCATCTCGCCCGAGACGGCCGATCACGCTGCCGGCACCAGCGCCTTGCTGCCGATGCTCTCGCTGGGCATTCCCGGCTCCGCGACCGCCGCCGTCATGATGGGCGGCCTGATGATCTGGGGTCTCAACCCCGGACCGATGCTCTTCGTCGATCAGAAGGATTTTGTCTGGGGCCTGATCGCCTCGATGTACGTTGGCAACATCGTCGCGGTCGCGCTGGTGCTGCTGACCGTGCCTGTCTTCGCCGCCTTGATGCGGATTCCCTTCGTGGTCATCGCGCCGCTGATCGTGATTATCTGCGTCGTTGGCGCCTATTCCGTGTCGAACTCCTATCTCGACGTGGTGATGATGCTCGGTTTCGGCATCGTGGGCTATCTCTTCAAGAAGCTGTTCTATCCCCTGGCGCCGTTGGTGCTCGCGATCGTGATCGGCGACAAGGCCGAGGATGCGTTCCGGCAGTCGATGCTGATGTCGAAGGGATCGCTCGGGATATTCTTTGCCAACAAGCTGGTGACGTGCCTGGTGATAGCAGGCGTCGCGCTGCTGCTGCTTCCGCTGGTGCTCCAGCTGGCGCGCCTGTTTCGCAAGCCGGCGTCCCCCGGCACTGAGACGACAGCCCAGGAAAAGGTGATCATATGA
- a CDS encoding 4-hydroxythreonine-4-phosphate dehydrogenase PdxA — translation MTAKPLIALAMGDPAGISPELTARLAALDEIRARVRLVVIGDRRIFDEGARVAGVAPELTSVEQGADLRAARGDALFIDLGHLDPRDVEPKTATLAGGQFALTNYGDALELARDGRVDAVCFTPFNKQAMRYARADYDDEIAFSAEVAGLKTPASEFNVLGELWNARVTSHIPLRDVAAKLSGERIERALKLTDACMRNAGFARPRIAVAGLNPHAGDGGNFGREEIDLIAPVVEAGQREGIAVEGPFPADTVFLRAKAGAFDAVLTMYHDQGQIAMKLMGFDRGVTLLGGFPFPICTPAHGTAYDIAGQGVASSGASRAAVLLAAEMASRGVG, via the coding sequence ATGACCGCAAAGCCGCTCATTGCGCTCGCGATGGGAGACCCCGCCGGCATCAGCCCGGAGCTGACCGCCAGGCTCGCGGCGCTGGACGAGATCCGCGCCCGCGTCCGTCTCGTCGTGATCGGCGACCGCCGCATCTTCGACGAGGGCGCACGCGTCGCCGGTGTTGCGCCGGAGCTGACGAGCGTAGAGCAGGGCGCCGATCTTCGAGCGGCGAGGGGCGATGCGCTGTTCATCGATCTCGGCCATCTCGATCCCAGAGACGTCGAACCGAAAACGGCGACCCTCGCCGGCGGACAATTCGCCCTGACGAATTACGGCGACGCGCTCGAGCTCGCCCGCGATGGCCGCGTCGATGCTGTCTGCTTCACGCCCTTCAACAAGCAGGCGATGCGGTATGCCCGCGCCGACTATGACGACGAGATTGCGTTCTCGGCGGAGGTTGCCGGCCTCAAGACGCCGGCCAGCGAATTCAACGTGCTGGGCGAGCTCTGGAATGCGCGGGTCACCTCGCATATTCCGCTGAGGGACGTCGCGGCAAAACTCTCCGGTGAGCGCATCGAGCGCGCACTCAAGCTGACCGATGCTTGCATGCGCAATGCCGGCTTTGCGCGGCCACGCATCGCGGTCGCTGGCCTCAACCCGCATGCCGGCGACGGTGGCAATTTCGGCCGCGAGGAGATCGATCTCATCGCGCCGGTGGTCGAAGCCGGGCAGCGCGAGGGCATTGCCGTGGAGGGGCCGTTTCCCGCCGATACCGTGTTCCTGCGCGCCAAGGCCGGCGCCTTCGACGCGGTGCTGACGATGTATCACGACCAGGGCCAGATCGCGATGAAGCTGATGGGGTTCGATCGCGGCGTCACCTTGCTCGGCGGCTTCCCGTTCCCGATCTGCACGCCGGCGCACGGCACCGCCTATGACATTGCAGGCCAGGGCGTCGCATCATCAGGCGCAAGCCGCGCCGCTGTGCTGCTCGCGGCGGAGATGGCGTCGCGTGGGGTCGGCTGA
- the glpX gene encoding class II fructose-bisphosphatase: protein MSTHISVPPHALLERILTLEIVRVTERAAVSSARLRGHGNEKAADQAAVDAMRRELNKLPIQGTIVIGEGERDEAPMLFIGEKVGVNAGPEVDIAVDPLEGTTLCAKNMPGSIATMAMADGGTLLHAPDVYMQKLAIGPGYDKGVVELDASPADNVHRLAKAKGVKPEGITVLVLDRPRHASIIESVRSTGAAVRLITDGDVAGVIHCADPDNTGVDMYLGTGGAPEGVLAAVALRCIGGQMQCRLILDSDEKRERAAKMGVNDPKMIYGIEDMARGDCLFAATGVTTGSLLSGVKFRKDGVIETETVVMRSVTGTVRYIKAEHRELAKFHLD, encoded by the coding sequence ATGTCGACCCATATTTCAGTCCCGCCGCACGCGTTGCTCGAGCGCATTCTCACGCTGGAGATCGTGCGCGTGACGGAGCGGGCCGCGGTGTCTTCGGCGCGACTGCGCGGGCACGGCAATGAGAAGGCGGCCGACCAGGCCGCCGTCGACGCCATGCGCCGCGAGCTCAACAAGCTGCCGATCCAGGGCACCATCGTGATCGGCGAGGGCGAGCGCGACGAGGCGCCGATGCTTTTCATCGGAGAGAAGGTCGGCGTGAACGCCGGCCCGGAAGTCGATATCGCCGTCGATCCGCTCGAAGGCACCACGCTGTGCGCCAAGAACATGCCGGGCTCGATCGCCACCATGGCGATGGCTGACGGCGGCACGCTGCTGCACGCCCCCGACGTCTACATGCAGAAGCTCGCGATCGGTCCCGGCTATGACAAGGGCGTCGTCGAGCTCGATGCGAGCCCTGCCGACAACGTCCATCGCCTTGCGAAGGCCAAGGGGGTCAAGCCTGAGGGCATCACCGTTCTCGTGCTCGATCGTCCGCGCCATGCCAGCATCATCGAGAGCGTGCGCTCGACCGGCGCGGCCGTGCGTCTCATCACCGACGGCGACGTCGCCGGCGTGATCCACTGCGCCGACCCCGACAACACCGGCGTCGACATGTATCTCGGCACCGGCGGCGCGCCGGAAGGCGTGCTCGCGGCGGTGGCGCTGCGCTGCATCGGCGGCCAGATGCAGTGCCGCCTGATCCTGGATTCCGACGAGAAGCGCGAGCGCGCGGCCAAGATGGGCGTCAACGATCCCAAGATGATCTACGGCATCGAGGACATGGCGCGCGGCGACTGCCTGTTCGCCGCCACCGGCGTCACCACGGGCTCGCTGCTGTCGGGCGTCAAGTTCCGCAAGGACGGCGTGATCGAGACCGAGACGGTGGTGATGCGCTCCGTCACCGGCACGGTGCGCTACATCAAGGCCGAGCACCGCGAGCTCGCGAAGTTTCACCTGGACTAA
- a CDS encoding tripartite tricarboxylate transporter substrate binding protein encodes MRGTSLFLLSVSAAVLASSAPAFAAWQPQKPIEFVATAGPGGGTDNLARAVQNIITKYKLTEQPIVVVNKGGGSGAEGYVYGKASAGDPYKVIFGTSNAWQQPLVSKVAFNYTDLTPIAAMAQDEFLLWVKQDAPYKTAGDYLKAAASGEFKMGGAQSKDTDEVLTRMIEKVGHVKLTYIPFKSGAEAAVQLAGGHIDSHVNNPSESLGQWRGGTQRPLCAFSPKRLPEGPKITATEGWSDVPTCVEQGLDIKQYEQPRTVWLPGKVTPEQAAYYVDLMKKVQATPEWKDYIEKTSQVDTFLTGAEFDKFIKEDLEHLKQVASEQGWLVK; translated from the coding sequence ATGCGTGGGACGTCTCTCTTCCTGTTATCCGTCAGTGCGGCCGTGCTCGCGAGCAGTGCGCCGGCGTTCGCGGCCTGGCAGCCGCAGAAGCCGATCGAATTCGTCGCGACCGCGGGGCCCGGCGGCGGCACCGACAATCTCGCCCGCGCGGTGCAGAACATCATCACCAAGTACAAGCTGACGGAGCAGCCGATCGTCGTCGTCAACAAGGGCGGCGGCAGCGGTGCGGAGGGTTATGTCTATGGCAAGGCCTCCGCCGGCGATCCCTACAAGGTGATCTTCGGCACCTCGAACGCCTGGCAGCAGCCGCTCGTCTCCAAGGTCGCCTTCAACTACACCGATCTCACCCCGATCGCCGCGATGGCGCAGGACGAGTTCCTGCTCTGGGTCAAGCAGGACGCTCCCTACAAAACCGCCGGGGACTATCTGAAGGCGGCTGCATCAGGCGAATTCAAGATGGGCGGCGCGCAGTCGAAGGACACCGACGAGGTGCTGACGCGCATGATCGAGAAGGTCGGGCACGTCAAGCTGACCTATATCCCCTTCAAGAGCGGCGCCGAGGCCGCCGTGCAGCTCGCCGGCGGCCACATCGATTCCCACGTCAACAATCCCAGCGAAAGCCTCGGACAATGGCGTGGCGGCACGCAGCGTCCGCTCTGCGCCTTCAGCCCGAAGCGGCTGCCTGAGGGACCCAAGATCACGGCGACCGAAGGCTGGAGCGACGTTCCGACCTGCGTCGAGCAGGGCCTCGACATCAAGCAATATGAGCAGCCGCGCACGGTGTGGCTGCCCGGCAAGGTCACGCCGGAGCAGGCCGCCTACTATGTCGATCTCATGAAGAAGGTGCAGGCGACGCCGGAATGGAAGGACTACATCGAGAAGACCTCGCAGGTAGACACCTTCCTGACCGGCGCCGAGTTCGACAAGTTCATCAAGGAGGACCTCGAGCACCTCAAGCAGGTCGCCAGCGAGCAGGGCTGGCTGGTCAAGTGA